A genomic segment from Modestobacter roseus encodes:
- a CDS encoding glycosyltransferase family 2 protein — protein sequence MTSELVEPDTTGAGADPRVAVVVITHNRRDELLLALTRLRGLPEQPHVVVVDNGSSDGTADAVRGEHTWVELIASPENLGAVGRNLGVARLDTPYVAFCDDDTWWDPGSLRAAADAFDAHPRLAVVTARILVEPGGTEDPIVAELRDSPVVGADWLPGPALGSFLAGASVLRREAFDEVGGFDERLWLGGEEELMAGDLAARGWELCYLPELTIHHQASTARDPHKRRADGIRNTLWTTWLRRPFKPALRRTLHLLRTVPKDRVTARGLLAALRGLPWLVRERRVLPPHAEARFAALEAAQHRSTARRYVS from the coding sequence GTGACGAGCGAACTGGTCGAGCCGGACACCACGGGAGCGGGCGCCGACCCGCGGGTCGCGGTCGTCGTCATCACGCACAACCGGCGTGACGAGCTGCTGCTCGCGCTGACCCGGCTGCGCGGGCTGCCCGAGCAGCCGCACGTGGTGGTGGTCGACAACGGGTCGTCCGACGGCACCGCCGACGCCGTCCGCGGCGAGCACACCTGGGTGGAGCTGATCGCCAGCCCGGAGAACCTCGGCGCGGTGGGCCGCAATCTCGGCGTCGCCCGGCTGGACACCCCCTACGTCGCCTTCTGCGACGACGACACCTGGTGGGATCCGGGCTCGCTGCGCGCCGCCGCCGACGCCTTCGACGCCCACCCGCGGCTGGCCGTGGTCACCGCGCGGATCCTGGTCGAGCCGGGCGGCACCGAGGACCCGATCGTCGCCGAGCTGCGCGACTCCCCCGTCGTCGGCGCCGACTGGCTGCCCGGCCCGGCGCTGGGCAGCTTCCTCGCCGGGGCCAGCGTGCTCCGCCGCGAGGCGTTCGACGAGGTCGGCGGGTTCGACGAGCGGCTGTGGCTGGGCGGTGAGGAGGAGCTGATGGCCGGTGACCTCGCCGCCCGCGGCTGGGAGCTCTGCTACCTGCCCGAGCTCACCATCCACCACCAGGCGAGCACCGCCCGCGACCCGCACAAGCGCCGGGCCGACGGCATCCGCAACACGCTCTGGACGACGTGGCTGCGCCGGCCGTTCAAGCCCGCGCTGCGCCGCACGCTGCACCTGCTGCGCACCGTGCCCAAAGACCGGGTGACCGCCCGCGGCCTGCTCGCCGCGCTGCGTGGGCTGCCGTGGCTGGTGCGGGAGCGCCGGGTGCTGCCCCCGCACGCCGAGGCACGGTTCGCCGCCCTGGAGGCCGCTCAGCACCGGTCCACCGCCCGCCGCTACGTCAGCTGA
- a CDS encoding glycosyltransferase family 2 protein encodes MITELDPTRPAVTCVVASRNRREDLLASLPRHEAPVVLVDNASTDDTVAAVRAARPEVTVVPLPDNTGALARTVGVERAGTPFVAFTDDDSWWAPGDLAKAVEIMRAHPRLGLLAARILVGPEERLDPVCEVMAASPLGTDPDLPGPSLLGFVACAALVRAEAFTAAGGFDPVVRFPGEEERLALDLAAAGWGLAYVDEVTVHHHPSTRRDASAVRQAGLWRSRVLTALMRYPLRDLAGQVLSALRAGRPGLRGLAGALPRVPAALRRRRVLPTTVMSGVRELRS; translated from the coding sequence GTGATCACCGAGCTCGACCCCACGCGGCCGGCGGTGACCTGCGTGGTCGCCAGCCGCAACCGGCGGGAGGACCTGCTGGCGAGCCTGCCACGGCACGAGGCGCCCGTGGTCCTGGTCGACAACGCCTCCACCGACGACACCGTGGCGGCCGTCCGCGCCGCCCGCCCCGAGGTCACCGTCGTCCCGCTGCCGGACAACACCGGCGCCCTGGCCCGCACCGTCGGCGTCGAGCGCGCGGGCACGCCGTTCGTCGCCTTCACCGACGACGACTCCTGGTGGGCGCCGGGCGACCTGGCGAAGGCCGTGGAGATCATGCGCGCCCACCCCCGCCTCGGGCTGCTCGCGGCGCGCATCCTGGTCGGCCCGGAGGAGCGCCTGGACCCGGTCTGCGAGGTGATGGCGGCCAGCCCGCTGGGCACCGACCCGGACCTGCCCGGCCCCTCGCTGCTGGGCTTCGTCGCCTGCGCCGCGCTGGTGCGCGCCGAGGCGTTCACCGCCGCCGGCGGGTTCGACCCGGTGGTCCGCTTCCCCGGCGAGGAGGAGCGGCTGGCGCTGGACCTCGCCGCCGCCGGCTGGGGGCTCGCCTACGTCGACGAGGTCACGGTGCACCACCACCCCTCGACCCGCCGGGATGCCTCCGCCGTCCGGCAGGCCGGGCTGTGGCGCAGCCGGGTGCTGACGGCGCTGATGCGCTACCCGCTGCGCGACCTCGCCGGCCAGGTGCTCAGCGCGCTGCGCGCCGGGCGGCCGGGTCTGCGGGGCCTCGCCGGCGCGCTGCCCCGGGTGCCCGCCGCGCTGCGTCGGCGCCGGGTGCTGCCCACCACGGTCATGTCCGGAGTACGGGAGCTGAGGTCGTGA
- a CDS encoding 4'-phosphopantetheinyl transferase family protein gives MLVVIVRLRSVEPSRGRRTEEGREERRVDVRMCRRAALRPLVAVATPDEVFQGCDPGLLSAGERARSASMRDPADRAAYEAAHLLVRRCAAALTGRPAAELMVRQWCATCGVTGHGRPSLTEVPGVHVSWAHTRGAVVATAAWHPVGVDVERMPAAPAGVAAPGPALGLSPAEQRRVAAAVDPALLGLRYWVRKECLVKVGVATLAGLHEVDLSRLARPRRRHGWSVSRYGDHRLVDWCDPDRRVLIAVAGAGPPVVCSVADLARMGVDSRPGASNISDGDQCEQP, from the coding sequence TTGCTCGTCGTGATCGTTCGCCTTCGAAGCGTTGAACCGTCCCGGGGGCGTCGCACGGAGGAGGGTCGGGAGGAGAGGAGGGTCGACGTGCGGATGTGCCGTCGTGCGGCCCTGCGACCGCTGGTCGCGGTGGCCACGCCCGACGAGGTGTTCCAGGGCTGCGACCCCGGCTTGCTGAGTGCGGGCGAACGGGCCCGTAGCGCCTCGATGCGGGACCCCGCCGACCGGGCGGCATACGAAGCCGCACACCTGCTGGTGCGCCGGTGCGCCGCGGCGTTGACCGGACGACCCGCGGCGGAGCTGATGGTGCGCCAGTGGTGTGCCACCTGCGGCGTGACGGGGCACGGGCGGCCCTCCCTCACCGAGGTCCCCGGCGTGCACGTCAGCTGGGCGCACACCCGGGGGGCGGTGGTCGCCACCGCTGCCTGGCACCCCGTGGGGGTGGACGTCGAGAGGATGCCGGCCGCTCCTGCCGGCGTGGCGGCTCCCGGTCCTGCCCTCGGCCTGTCCCCGGCCGAGCAGCGGCGGGTGGCGGCGGCCGTCGATCCCGCACTGCTCGGCCTCCGGTACTGGGTGCGCAAGGAGTGTCTGGTCAAGGTGGGGGTGGCGACGTTGGCCGGACTCCACGAGGTGGACCTCTCCCGGCTGGCTCGCCCGCGGCGCCGGCACGGTTGGTCGGTGAGCCGGTACGGCGACCACCGTCTGGTCGACTGGTGCGACCCGGATCGGCGCGTGCTGATCGCGGTCGCCGGTGCCGGCCCACCCGTGGTCTGCTCGGTCGCGGACCTCGCCAGGATGGGTGTCGACAGCCGGCCGGGGGCGTCGAACATCTCGGATGGTGACCAGTGTGAACAACCCTGA
- a CDS encoding TPM domain-containing protein, which translates to MRTRIALFAVSLAVLLPAGVAGAAQPLALDAPVTDESGVLGTETAAVEKAVAELRSSTGIVLSTVFVPSFDGEEQGADWAELTAVESGLGDDQVLLAVATDDAEYEWWIGAESTLQPNAVGRMVRERVEPAVVVGDWSGAGVALADGLRSTEIVDPAMPAWSAVRTTVTVGALVGALVGVYLLSRRGTPVGRASERTGARAS; encoded by the coding sequence GTGCGCACCCGAATTGCGTTGTTCGCGGTCTCGCTGGCCGTCCTGCTGCCTGCCGGCGTGGCGGGTGCGGCACAGCCGCTGGCGCTCGACGCCCCGGTCACGGACGAGTCCGGCGTGCTCGGTACCGAGACCGCGGCGGTCGAGAAGGCCGTGGCCGAGCTCCGCTCGAGCACGGGGATCGTCCTCTCCACGGTCTTCGTGCCGTCCTTCGACGGCGAGGAGCAGGGTGCCGACTGGGCCGAGCTGACCGCTGTGGAGTCCGGGCTCGGCGATGACCAGGTGCTGCTGGCCGTGGCCACGGACGATGCCGAGTACGAGTGGTGGATCGGGGCGGAGTCGACGCTCCAGCCGAACGCCGTGGGCAGGATGGTGCGTGAGCGCGTCGAGCCCGCGGTCGTGGTGGGGGACTGGTCCGGCGCGGGGGTGGCGCTCGCCGACGGGCTGCGGTCCACCGAGATCGTCGACCCGGCGATGCCCGCGTGGTCGGCGGTCCGCACGACGGTGACGGTGGGCGCCCTGGTAGGCGCGCTCGTCGGGGTCTACCTGCTCTCCCGCCGCGGCACCCCGGTCGGCCGGGCGTCCGAGCGCACCGGGGCACGAGCGAGCTGA